The following proteins are co-located in the Flammeovirga kamogawensis genome:
- a CDS encoding bifunctional enoyl-CoA hydratase/phosphate acetyltransferase, which translates to MLKSISELVDILDTQTVKRRLVLCAAADDNALDAVYRAYKKNIIEPILVGNKEDIKDLCTEMNFDFFDKVEIINVVDPKEMVKTSVSLIHNGKADFLMKGHISTAELMRGVLNKEWGLKKRRVISHFALFDLPAYHKPLALTDVAMNIAPDLETKIGILNNAIEFMRKVGVKKPKVAALAAVEMVNEKMQATLDAALLTIMANRGQIRHCEIDGPLAFDNAISQESSSHKGIKSTVAGDADLLLVPDIEAGNVLYKAFVFFANAKVASIILGAKAPIVLTSRADSMETKLNSIRLAAASIEL; encoded by the coding sequence ATGCTGAAAAGTATTTCAGAACTAGTTGATATCTTAGATACTCAAACTGTAAAACGTCGTCTTGTTTTATGTGCAGCAGCAGACGATAATGCATTGGATGCAGTGTATAGAGCATATAAAAAGAATATTATTGAGCCTATTCTTGTTGGAAATAAAGAGGATATAAAAGATTTATGTACGGAAATGAATTTTGACTTTTTTGATAAAGTTGAAATAATTAATGTCGTAGATCCGAAAGAAATGGTAAAAACTTCAGTTTCTTTAATTCATAATGGAAAAGCAGACTTTTTAATGAAAGGTCATATTTCTACAGCAGAACTAATGCGTGGAGTTTTAAATAAAGAATGGGGATTAAAGAAGAGGAGAGTAATTTCTCATTTTGCACTATTTGATTTACCAGCATACCATAAGCCTCTAGCATTAACAGATGTAGCTATGAATATAGCACCTGATCTAGAAACAAAAATCGGTATTTTAAATAATGCCATTGAGTTTATGAGAAAGGTAGGTGTCAAAAAACCAAAAGTAGCCGCACTGGCTGCAGTAGAAATGGTAAATGAAAAGATGCAAGCAACTTTAGATGCAGCTTTACTTACTATTATGGCTAATAGAGGTCAGATAAGACATTGTGAAATTGATGGACCTTTAGCATTTGATAATGCCATTAGTCAAGAATCATCGTCTCACAAAGGAATTAAGAGTACAGTGGCAGGGGATGCAGATTTATTGTTAGTACCAGATATTGAAGCAGGTAATGTTCTTTATAAAGCCTTTGTTTTCTTTGCAAATGCCAAAGTTGCATCAATTATTTTAGGAGCAAAAGCACCAATTGTATTAACATCAAGAGCTGACTCTATGGAGACAAAGCTAAATAGTATCAGGTTGGCTGCAGCATCAATAGAATTATAA
- the buk gene encoding butyrate kinase, whose amino-acid sequence MNNRILVINPGSTSTKVALFEGENVFCEQTLRHPSEELLQFSSEKEQLDFRREKVLNFLKEEEITLSSLDIVMARGGLCKPIPSGVYSIDENLLHDLAETPRKHASNLGAKIAFDIASKLAIPSCIADPVVVDELSDISRFSGHPKFPRLSIFHALNQKAIGRVFAKQVGIKYEDLNLIIVHLGGGISVGAHQKGKVIDVNQGLDGSGPFSPERSGTLPVGDIIRASFSGAYTQQQMIEMVVGRGGLYAYLGTNDAKAIREAAERGEEKELEIMNAMIYQVAKEICSLTVSLENNINAILLTGGLAHGKWITDRITEKVKHISDVHVFPGEDEMWALAQNGLMVLNKEAIPQVYGDTIY is encoded by the coding sequence ATGAACAATAGAATATTAGTTATCAACCCTGGTTCTACATCTACAAAAGTAGCTCTTTTTGAAGGTGAAAATGTTTTTTGTGAACAAACACTTAGACATCCTTCTGAAGAATTATTACAATTTTCATCAGAAAAAGAACAGTTAGATTTTAGACGAGAAAAAGTTTTAAACTTTTTAAAAGAGGAAGAGATTACTTTGTCGTCATTAGATATTGTAATGGCAAGAGGTGGTTTATGTAAACCAATCCCATCAGGTGTATATTCTATAGATGAAAATTTATTACATGATTTAGCTGAAACACCAAGAAAACATGCAAGTAATCTTGGTGCTAAAATAGCGTTTGATATTGCTTCGAAATTAGCCATTCCTTCTTGTATTGCAGACCCTGTAGTTGTAGATGAGTTGTCTGATATTTCTCGCTTTTCTGGTCACCCAAAATTTCCGAGACTTTCTATATTTCATGCTTTAAACCAAAAAGCAATAGGAAGAGTATTTGCTAAGCAAGTAGGTATTAAATATGAAGATTTAAACCTGATCATTGTTCATTTGGGTGGTGGTATTTCAGTAGGAGCACATCAGAAAGGAAAAGTAATAGATGTAAATCAAGGTTTAGATGGGTCTGGTCCATTTTCTCCTGAAAGAAGCGGAACTCTTCCTGTTGGAGATATTATAAGAGCTTCTTTTAGTGGTGCTTATACACAACAGCAAATGATTGAAATGGTTGTTGGACGTGGTGGATTGTATGCTTATCTAGGAACCAATGATGCAAAAGCAATTAGAGAAGCAGCAGAAAGAGGAGAAGAAAAAGAATTAGAAATTATGAATGCCATGATATATCAAGTGGCAAAAGAAATTTGTAGTTTAACAGTTTCATTAGAAAATAATATAAATGCAATCTTACTTACTGGCGGTTTAGCACATGGAAAGTGGATTACAGATAGGATAACAGAAAAAGTTAAACACATTTCTGATGTGCATGTTTTTCCTGGCGAGGATGAAATGTGGGCACTAGCTCAGAATGGTTTAATGGTCTTGAATAAAGAAGCTATACCACAAGTGTATGGAGATACTATTTACTAG
- a CDS encoding class I SAM-dependent methyltransferase — MINQETKKFILENEKENPSSVVLKAAKYTNVDGKIAAQQIGARQKAKKKLPSWYENTNIEYPSKVPLEQCSSERAANFKAKIVTGTSLIDLTGGMGVDDWAFSKYFSEVTYFERQKDLSEITKKNFVTLNQLNIDVKSGDSLEWLQKNNINFDVVYLDPARRDKENRKLVRVEDCEPNVLEFKDLLFNRANKVLIKLSPMIDIKSTLRSLPEVSNVWVVSVDGECKEVLFLLDKKEHPDVKIHTVDLKGEEKEIIFSFDLNEEEQCGVELASELHQYLYEPNASVMKGGAFKSISNRFGLKKLHINSHLYISDVLIENFPGRKFEITKQIQAQKKSIKKEIPNLKANLSVRNFPQTVDQLRNKLKLKEGGEIYLFATTIMKEEKVLLVCKRIN; from the coding sequence ATGATAAATCAGGAAACAAAGAAGTTTATTTTAGAAAATGAGAAGGAAAACCCCTCTTCAGTAGTGTTAAAAGCAGCTAAGTATACTAATGTTGATGGTAAGATTGCCGCTCAACAGATAGGGGCTAGACAAAAAGCTAAAAAGAAACTTCCTTCTTGGTATGAAAATACAAATATAGAATACCCATCAAAAGTACCTTTAGAGCAATGTTCTTCTGAAAGAGCTGCAAATTTTAAAGCGAAGATTGTTACGGGTACTTCGCTTATTGATTTAACTGGTGGGATGGGTGTTGATGATTGGGCTTTTTCAAAGTATTTTTCTGAAGTAACTTATTTTGAGCGACAAAAAGATTTATCAGAAATAACAAAAAAGAACTTCGTCACTTTAAATCAATTAAATATTGACGTTAAGAGTGGTGATAGTTTAGAGTGGCTTCAAAAGAATAATATTAATTTTGATGTTGTATATCTTGATCCTGCAAGACGAGATAAAGAAAACCGCAAACTAGTAAGGGTAGAGGATTGTGAACCAAATGTGCTAGAATTTAAAGATTTACTTTTTAATAGAGCAAATAAGGTTTTAATAAAATTATCTCCAATGATTGATATAAAAAGTACCCTACGATCACTTCCTGAAGTAAGTAACGTATGGGTAGTTTCTGTTGATGGAGAATGTAAAGAGGTATTATTCTTATTAGATAAAAAGGAACATCCAGATGTTAAAATTCATACTGTTGACCTAAAAGGAGAAGAAAAAGAGATTATTTTTTCTTTTGATCTAAACGAAGAAGAACAATGTGGAGTTGAATTGGCAAGTGAATTGCACCAATATTTATACGAGCCTAATGCATCTGTGATGAAAGGAGGTGCATTTAAAAGTATCTCAAACAGATTTGGCTTAAAAAAATTACACATCAACTCCCATTTATACATTTCTGATGTACTAATAGAAAATTTTCCAGGCAGAAAATTTGAAATAACAAAGCAAATTCAAGCACAGAAAAAAAGTATTAAGAAAGAAATACCGAACTTAAAGGCTAATTTGTCGGTCAGAAATTTTCCTCAAACAGTAGACCAGCTTAGAAATAAGTTAAAGTTAAAAGAAGGTGGAGAAATTTACCTCTTTGCAACTACAATAATGAAAGAGGAAAAAGTGTTATTAGTATGTAAGCGTATAAATTGA
- a CDS encoding FKBP-type peptidyl-prolyl cis-trans isomerase, whose protein sequence is MSVAQKGHKVKVHYVGTLNDGSQFDSSVERGEPIEFKVGAGQMIPGFDAAVEGMTVGDKKTVNIPSDQAYGPAREDLIIEFKRSDIPADMNPKIGDQIGLQSPQGPIPATVVELNDEIIKVDANSPMAGKDLNFDIELVEVCEDSCEDDNCNC, encoded by the coding sequence ATGTCAGTAGCACAAAAAGGTCATAAAGTAAAAGTACACTATGTTGGTACTCTTAACGATGGAAGTCAATTTGATTCTTCAGTTGAACGTGGTGAGCCTATCGAATTCAAAGTTGGAGCAGGTCAAATGATTCCAGGTTTTGATGCAGCAGTAGAAGGTATGACTGTTGGTGATAAAAAAACAGTGAATATCCCTTCTGACCAAGCTTACGGTCCTGCTCGTGAAGATTTAATTATTGAGTTTAAGCGTAGCGACATTCCTGCAGATATGAACCCTAAAATTGGTGATCAAATTGGTCTTCAAAGCCCTCAGGGTCCTATTCCTGCAACTGTTGTAGAATTAAACGATGAGATTATTAAAGTTGATGCTAACTCTCCAATGGCGGGTAAGGATCTTAACTTTGATATTGAGTTAGTAGAAGTTTGTGAAGATTCTTGTGAAGATGATAACTGCAATTGCTAG
- a CDS encoding phenylalanine--tRNA ligase subunit alpha, giving the protein MMLEQIKKIEEQIEKATAQTKEELEDFRIGVVGRKGIIADLFSQMKTVAPEERKTFGQTVNALKNAAQDKFQELQDALESLQATDINHQDLTLPNIPNEMGSVHPITKVREEISRIFERIGFNISEGPEIEDDWHNFSALNFPPNHPAREMQDTFFIEKDPDIALRTHTSSVQVRIMENAKPPFRTLSPGRVYRNETISARAHCIFHQIEGLYVDKNVSFKDLKDTLYYFAKEFFGPNSKIRLRPSYFPFTEPSAELDVSCSVCGGKGCNICKYSGWVEIGGCGMVDPNVLKASGIDPEEYTGFAFGMGIERMTMLKYKINDLRLFTENDLRFLRQFEGL; this is encoded by the coding sequence ATTATGCTTGAGCAGATAAAAAAAATTGAAGAACAAATAGAAAAAGCTACAGCTCAGACTAAGGAAGAGCTTGAAGATTTTCGTATTGGTGTAGTAGGTAGAAAAGGAATTATTGCAGATTTATTTAGCCAAATGAAAACTGTTGCTCCAGAAGAGCGCAAAACATTTGGACAGACTGTAAATGCATTAAAAAATGCTGCTCAAGATAAATTTCAAGAGTTACAGGATGCCTTGGAATCTTTACAGGCTACAGATATAAATCATCAAGATTTAACCTTACCAAATATTCCTAACGAAATGGGGTCTGTTCACCCTATTACAAAAGTGCGTGAAGAAATTAGTCGTATTTTTGAACGTATTGGTTTTAATATTTCAGAAGGTCCAGAAATTGAAGATGATTGGCATAACTTCTCAGCTTTAAACTTCCCTCCAAATCACCCTGCTAGAGAGATGCAGGATACTTTCTTTATTGAAAAAGATCCTGATATTGCATTGCGTACACATACATCTTCTGTACAGGTAAGAATTATGGAAAATGCAAAGCCTCCATTCAGAACATTGTCGCCAGGTAGAGTATACCGTAATGAAACGATTTCTGCTAGAGCACACTGCATCTTCCATCAAATTGAAGGTTTATATGTAGATAAAAATGTATCATTTAAAGATTTAAAAGATACACTTTATTATTTTGCGAAGGAGTTCTTTGGCCCTAATTCAAAAATACGTTTAAGACCTTCGTATTTCCCATTTACAGAACCTTCTGCAGAGCTAGATGTTAGCTGTTCTGTTTGCGGAGGTAAAGGCTGTAACATCTGTAAGTACTCAGGATGGGTAGAAATAGGAGGTTGTGGTATGGTAGATCCAAATGTATTAAAAGCATCAGGAATTGATCCTGAAGAATATACTGGTTTTGCTTTCGGTATGGGAATTGAGCGAATGACGATGTTGAAATACAAAATCAATGATCTTAGATTGTTTACAGAAAATGATTTGAGATTCTTACGCCAATTCGAAGGACTGTAA
- a CDS encoding acyl-CoA thioesterase: MKHEKFAKESFVTSAEMVLPNDTNPLHNLMGGRLLHLMDVVAAISAQKHSNRVVVTASVDNVSFKHSPKLGDTITLEAHVTRAFNSSMEVFIRVYTENIPNGTKIETNTAFFTFVAVDQTGRPIIVPKLIPESEEEKKLFDGALQRREFRLVMAGRIKLKDATSLHEFVEDINN; the protein is encoded by the coding sequence ATGAAACATGAAAAGTTTGCGAAAGAATCATTTGTAACAAGCGCTGAAATGGTACTTCCTAACGATACAAACCCACTTCATAATTTAATGGGTGGACGATTATTACATTTAATGGATGTTGTTGCTGCTATTTCAGCTCAAAAGCACTCTAACCGCGTTGTTGTTACCGCTTCTGTAGATAATGTATCATTTAAGCATTCTCCAAAACTTGGAGATACAATAACTTTAGAAGCACATGTTACAAGAGCTTTCAATTCTTCTATGGAAGTCTTTATTCGTGTTTACACCGAAAACATTCCAAATGGCACTAAAATAGAAACAAATACAGCTTTCTTTACTTTCGTAGCAGTTGATCAGACGGGGAGACCTATCATTGTACCTAAATTAATTCCAGAATCTGAAGAAGAGAAAAAACTATTTGACGGTGCATTACAGCGCAGAGAATTTAGGCTTGTAATGGCAGGTAGAATAAAATTAAAAGACGCAACCTCATTACATGAATTTGTTGAAGACATAAATAACTAA
- a CDS encoding c-type cytochrome, whose amino-acid sequence MSIGRSVLRLRYTLAVVCGLLLASTTVFGQGDGIPTDEASISAGMELFDGNCSSCHQVHEKGVGPALKNVYERRDVKWLTKFIKHPGKTIESGDAYAAALYDKFKPTIMPNQDLSDEEILQVLAYVKDATVKGPAKPATAAADASGTEGAAAPQGMVVSSNLLVGVIIGLLVLLGIVLVVLVVLANVLTQYLRQQKGLDEEDEAYINAKFSFASIFKSQVFIGMSSFVFIMIVAKVTIDSLFAVGVQQGYAPDQPIQFSHKLHAGYYEIDCKYCHTGVEKSKNANIPSANICMNCHNSIRQNSPEIQKIYSAIENDEPIQWVRVHNLPDLAYFNHSQHVKVGGVECQTCHGEIEKMEIVQQHSLLTMGWCIDCHRKTDVNAKGNAYYDKMVEMHDATSKEPMKVKDIGGLECAKCHY is encoded by the coding sequence ATGAGTATCGGCAGAAGTGTATTAAGGTTGCGCTACACATTGGCTGTGGTGTGCGGTTTACTGCTAGCAAGCACAACAGTGTTTGGTCAAGGAGACGGCATTCCCACTGATGAAGCGTCGATCTCGGCCGGGATGGAGCTTTTCGATGGCAACTGCTCTTCCTGTCACCAAGTACACGAAAAAGGCGTCGGGCCGGCGCTTAAGAATGTTTACGAGCGTCGTGACGTCAAGTGGCTGACCAAATTTATCAAACATCCAGGTAAAACTATCGAAAGTGGTGATGCATACGCAGCAGCACTTTATGACAAGTTCAAACCTACGATTATGCCAAACCAAGATCTTTCTGATGAGGAAATATTACAGGTTTTAGCATACGTAAAAGATGCAACAGTAAAGGGTCCAGCAAAACCGGCAACTGCAGCAGCAGACGCATCGGGAACAGAAGGAGCAGCAGCTCCTCAAGGTATGGTAGTTAGTTCTAACCTTTTGGTTGGAGTAATTATCGGACTATTAGTCTTACTAGGTATAGTATTAGTAGTATTGGTTGTATTAGCCAATGTATTAACACAATACTTAAGACAACAAAAAGGACTAGACGAAGAAGATGAGGCTTACATCAATGCAAAATTTAGTTTTGCATCGATCTTTAAAAGTCAAGTTTTCATTGGAATGTCTTCTTTTGTATTCATCATGATTGTAGCTAAAGTAACTATTGATTCTTTATTTGCAGTCGGAGTACAACAAGGATATGCTCCTGATCAACCTATCCAATTTTCACACAAACTTCACGCAGGGTATTACGAAATTGACTGTAAGTACTGTCACACAGGTGTAGAGAAATCAAAGAATGCTAACATTCCTTCTGCAAACATCTGTATGAACTGTCACAACAGTATCCGTCAAAACTCTCCTGAAATTCAAAAAATCTACTCAGCAATTGAGAACGATGAACCTATACAATGGGTACGTGTTCACAACTTGCCAGATTTAGCGTATTTCAACCACTCACAACACGTGAAAGTGGGAGGCGTTGAATGTCAAACTTGCCACGGTGAGATTGAAAAAATGGAAATCGTTCAACAACATTCGTTGTTAACAATGGGATGGTGTATTGATTGTCACCGTAAGACAGATGTAAACGCAAAAGGTAATGCGTATTATGACAAAATGGTAGAAATGCATGACGCAACTTCTAAAGAACCAATGAAGGTAAAAGACATTGGTGGTTTGGAATGTGCTAAATGTCACTATTAA
- a CDS encoding TAT-variant-translocated molybdopterin oxidoreductase: MAKKEYWKGVEQLTNDPEFVKYAEKEFPDHLTIKDAYGDNSEGDFKSNRRDFLKVMGFSVAAVSLAACEAPVKKAIPYLNKPENIDPGVANYYASTFFNGSEAMPVVVKTREGRPIFIEGNTFSKYSNGAVTARANASIMGLYDESRAQAPSKGGVNTTWKKADAEIIKGLNAAGKVAVVSNTIVSPSTKKVVNQFADKYNADLITYDQDNNSAIIEANKSQFGKAAVPSYSFGEADVVVSFNADFLGNWVAPGIFATDFAKTRKVGPNKKKMSQLFSFETMLTITGAAADYRSALKPSQEGVAVAALYNAIAKATGNATVKGTLKDANVARAAKALLKAKGKSIVVSGINDVNVQLLVNGINQMLDNYGKTIDLNTPLYTRQGSDLQMNAFVDALKSGKYGAVVFYNCNPVYDYARGKEIAAGIKKTKLSVATNDRLDTTASLCTFNAPDTHFLEAWNDAEYKRGYFSVAQPTINTIFDCRQAQDSFLAWAGSEEEYDEVVKSFWKKDLFALQSKELSAQTFWVRSLHNGIFEIEETGSYRSANDTGVETVNYSASADVTSAGAKVAAKYRTTSEWEFVAYPATVMGYGTMANNPYIQETPDPITKVTWGNFVAITPEDARKLDVHKEFETKKKVLKVSAKAGSFELPVIMQPGLAQGVIAVPLGYGQGTKAGKVAEEAAGYNAMSLLTAKGLTNYSITSGVTVAATDASVDVAQTQTHETIMSRESIIQETTLAQYVKNPAAARHDVMINTYEGKEKATDISAWDINSDGYSEDAHKKESHKPGVALLWNEETGIKADVHKYPNHHWGLAIDLNSCDGCSACVTACHIENNVPIVGKQEVINRREMHWMRIDRYYSQRPEDEFTEEEKASMTDYEMMERAARNPEVVFQPMMCQHCNNAPCETVCPVAATSHSSEGLNQMTYNRCIGTKYCANNCPYKVRRFNWFKYHNNEEFDYHMNNDLGKMVLNPDVTVRSRGVMEKCSMCVQRTQAGKLNAKREGRTLVDSDVSTACSTACSTGAIKFGDLNNPDSEVRQLLQGELHERAYNVLDEINTRPNVYYLAKVRNKDEKNA, translated from the coding sequence ATGGCAAAGAAAGAATATTGGAAGGGCGTTGAGCAATTGACTAACGACCCTGAGTTTGTAAAATATGCGGAAAAAGAATTCCCGGATCACCTTACAATTAAGGATGCTTACGGTGATAATTCTGAAGGAGACTTCAAAAGCAACAGACGTGACTTCTTAAAAGTTATGGGCTTTAGTGTAGCAGCGGTTTCGCTTGCAGCATGTGAAGCTCCTGTTAAGAAGGCAATTCCTTACCTAAATAAGCCAGAAAACATTGATCCAGGTGTAGCAAACTATTATGCTTCAACTTTCTTCAATGGTTCAGAGGCTATGCCTGTAGTAGTAAAAACTAGAGAGGGGCGTCCTATCTTCATTGAAGGTAACACTTTCTCTAAGTATTCAAATGGAGCAGTTACTGCTCGTGCGAATGCATCTATTATGGGACTTTATGATGAATCGAGAGCACAAGCTCCTTCTAAAGGTGGTGTAAATACTACTTGGAAAAAGGCTGATGCTGAGATTATCAAAGGTTTGAATGCTGCTGGAAAAGTTGCTGTAGTATCTAATACTATTGTATCTCCATCTACTAAAAAAGTAGTAAATCAATTTGCTGATAAGTATAACGCAGACTTGATCACTTATGATCAAGACAATAATTCAGCAATTATTGAAGCAAATAAATCACAGTTTGGTAAAGCTGCAGTTCCTTCTTACTCTTTTGGAGAAGCGGACGTTGTTGTAAGTTTTAACGCAGACTTCTTAGGTAACTGGGTAGCTCCTGGAATTTTTGCAACAGATTTTGCAAAAACTCGTAAGGTTGGACCTAACAAAAAGAAGATGTCTCAACTTTTTAGTTTTGAGACAATGTTAACAATTACAGGAGCAGCAGCAGATTATCGTTCGGCATTAAAACCTTCTCAAGAAGGAGTAGCTGTAGCAGCATTATATAATGCAATTGCTAAAGCAACAGGTAATGCAACTGTGAAAGGTACTTTAAAAGATGCTAATGTTGCTAGAGCAGCAAAAGCTTTATTAAAGGCAAAAGGTAAATCTATTGTAGTTTCAGGTATTAATGATGTTAACGTTCAACTTTTAGTGAACGGAATCAACCAAATGCTTGATAACTATGGTAAGACTATCGATTTAAATACTCCTTTATATACACGTCAAGGTTCTGATTTACAAATGAATGCATTTGTTGATGCATTAAAGTCAGGAAAATATGGTGCTGTTGTATTCTATAACTGTAATCCAGTTTATGATTACGCAAGAGGAAAAGAGATAGCAGCAGGTATTAAGAAAACAAAATTATCAGTAGCTACAAACGATCGTTTAGATACTACTGCATCACTTTGTACTTTTAATGCTCCTGATACTCATTTCTTAGAAGCATGGAATGATGCTGAATATAAGAGAGGATATTTTAGTGTAGCTCAACCTACTATCAATACAATTTTTGATTGTCGCCAAGCACAAGATTCATTCTTAGCATGGGCTGGGTCAGAAGAAGAATATGATGAGGTTGTAAAATCTTTCTGGAAAAAAGATTTGTTTGCTTTGCAATCAAAAGAGCTTTCAGCTCAAACTTTCTGGGTAAGATCATTACACAATGGTATTTTTGAAATAGAGGAAACAGGTAGCTATAGATCTGCTAACGATACAGGTGTTGAAACAGTAAATTATTCAGCTTCAGCTGATGTTACTTCAGCAGGTGCTAAAGTTGCAGCTAAATATAGAACTACTTCTGAATGGGAATTTGTTGCATACCCAGCTACAGTAATGGGCTACGGTACAATGGCAAACAACCCATATATTCAAGAAACTCCAGACCCAATTACTAAAGTAACTTGGGGTAACTTTGTAGCAATTACACCAGAGGACGCTCGTAAATTAGACGTTCACAAGGAATTTGAAACAAAGAAAAAAGTATTGAAAGTGTCTGCTAAAGCAGGTAGCTTTGAATTACCAGTTATCATGCAGCCGGGCTTAGCTCAAGGTGTTATTGCTGTTCCTTTAGGATACGGGCAAGGCACTAAAGCAGGTAAAGTTGCAGAAGAAGCAGCTGGTTACAATGCAATGTCATTACTTACAGCTAAAGGTTTAACAAATTACTCGATCACTTCAGGTGTTACAGTAGCGGCAACAGATGCATCAGTAGATGTTGCTCAAACACAAACACATGAAACAATCATGAGTCGTGAGTCTATTATTCAAGAGACTACACTTGCTCAATATGTTAAGAACCCTGCAGCTGCAAGACATGATGTAATGATCAATACTTATGAGGGTAAGGAAAAAGCAACAGATATTTCTGCTTGGGACATTAATTCTGATGGTTATTCAGAAGATGCTCATAAGAAGGAAAGTCATAAACCTGGTGTAGCTCTTCTTTGGAATGAGGAAACAGGAATTAAGGCTGATGTTCATAAATATCCTAACCACCATTGGGGTCTAGCAATTGATTTGAACTCTTGTGATGGATGTTCAGCTTGTGTAACTGCATGTCATATTGAAAACAATGTGCCGATCGTAGGTAAGCAAGAAGTAATAAACCGTCGTGAAATGCACTGGATGCGTATCGATCGTTATTACAGTCAACGTCCAGAAGATGAGTTTACTGAAGAAGAAAAAGCATCAATGACAGATTACGAAATGATGGAGCGTGCTGCACGTAACCCTGAAGTCGTATTCCAACCAATGATGTGTCAGCACTGTAACAATGCTCCTTGTGAGACTGTTTGTCCTGTTGCTGCAACTTCACACTCTTCAGAAGGTTTGAACCAAATGACATACAACCGTTGTATCGGTACTAAGTATTGTGCGAATAACTGTCCTTACAAAGTGCGTCGTTTCAACTGGTTCAAATACCATAACAACGAAGAATTTGACTATCACATGAATAACGATTTAGGTAAAATGGTGTTAAACCCAGATGTTACTGTTCGTTCTCGTGGTGTGATGGAAAAATGTTCGATGTGTGTACAAAGAACTCAAGCAGGTAAATTAAATGCAAAAAGAGAAGGCCGTACTTTGGTTGACTCTGATGTATCTACAGCTTGTTCTACAGCTTGTTCTACAGGTGCAATCAAGTTTGGCGACTTGAATAATCCTGATTCAGAAGTTCGTCAGTTATTACAGGGCGAATTACACGAGCGTGCATACAATGTCTTGGATGAAATCAACACTCGTCCTAACGTTTATTACCTTGCTAAGGTGAGAAACAAAGACGAGAAGAACGCATAA